A window of Corythoichthys intestinalis isolate RoL2023-P3 chromosome 14, ASM3026506v1, whole genome shotgun sequence contains these coding sequences:
- the gpaa1 gene encoding glycosylphosphatidylinositol anchor attachment 1 protein isoform X1, with product MGLLSDPNRRQALVSLLTRLNGPICIVCYFAGVAWFMGLAFEPFTLRTGMSENAMGSTMVEEHFPAGERALVTGREFGTQKIKASGMPVNWLVKTMQDRGLEVYTQTFSRTLPFPDENKERFMVKGTNVYGILRSPRAPRTEALVLTAPCSPGKGNNQAVGLLLVLAQYFRSQVFWAKDIIFLVNEHDLIGMQAWLEGYHHTNTTGMEWSAIRGRAGSIQAAVSLELSSDVVTSLDIVLEGLNGQLPNLDLTNLFYAFCQKIGVLCTIQGKLQRNDWDTTSGYSHAVQTLMLMVLKQASGRSWGDHGLFLRYHVEAVTIRGINSFRQYKTDMTTVGRLLEGMYRKLNNLLERLHQSYFFYLLSSLTQFVSISYYMPAIGLVGLILLLRALDLWVQLSAPPATKDGIANVEQQSSPGVLSILTPLVISHLTGVALYTLPVRFQEMAVEHFPVSETEAVVLTAIAIYTAGLALPHNTQRLVSGEGTEQGWRVLKLIALLYLAVLLGCTALINFSLGFILALTLVPMAAAVTPHVPKVPTAVFMVLLSPACTLLFSVFVFSELQEMPLGFQEGWLLFLSVISQGILDHELYGSLVFPLVALMVYPCWLLFWNILFWK from the exons TATTGTGTGCTATTTTGCGGGAGTGGCATGGTTCATGGGTTTGGCCTTCGAGCCATTCACCCTGCGGACAGGTATGTCCGAGAACGCCATGGGCTCCACCATGGTGGAGGAACACTTTCCGGCCGGGGAGAGGGCACTGGTCACCGGCAGGGAGTTTGGGACACAAAAGATAAAAGCATC TGGGATGCCTGTGAACTGGCTGGTGAAAACTATGCAGGATCGAGGCTTGGAAGTCTACACGCAGACCTTCTCTCGCACGCTTCCATTCCCGGATGAAAACAAAGAGAGATTT ATGGTGAAAGGTACAAATGTGTACGGCATCCTCCGCTCCCCTAGAGCGCCACGGACTGAAGCCTTAGTGTTGACTGCACCGTGCAGCCCAGGCAAGGGTAACAACCAGGCTGTAGGGCTGTTGCTGGTTTTGGCGCAGTACTTCAGAA GTCAGGTGTTCTGGGCCAAGGACATCATCTTCCTTGTCAATGAACACGATCTGATCGGCATGCAGGCCTGGCTGGAGGGATACCACCACACCAACACTACAG GCATGGAGTGGTCTGCTATCCGAGGCCGCGCTGGTTCCATTCAGGCAGCAGTGTCTCTGGAGCTCAGCAGTGATGTGGTCACCAGTCTGGATATTGTGCTGGAGGGGCTGAATGGGCAACTGCCTAACCTGGACCTCACCAACCTCTTCTATGCTTTCTGTCAGAAGATTGGTGTCCTATGCACCATACAGGGCAAG CTGCAGAGGAATGACTGGGACACAACATCGGGCTACAGCCATGCGGTGCAGACGCTGATGCTGATGGTGCTCAAGCAGGCCAGCGGGCGATCTTGGGGCGACCACGGTCTCTTCCTGCGCTACCACGTGGAGGCGGTCACCATCAGAGGCATCAACAGCTTCCGTCAGTACAAGACTGACATGACCACAGTCGGAAG GCTCTTGGAGGGAATGTACCGCAAGCTGAACAACCTCCTGGAGCGCCTTCACCAGTCCTACTTCTTCTACCTTTTGTCGTCGCTCACCCAATTTGTTTCCATCAGTTACTATATGCCAGCAATCGGCCTGGTCGGCCTCATCCTGCTGCTCCGC GCTTTGGATCTGTGGGTTCAACTCTCAGCGCCTCCAGCAACAAAAGATGGCATCGCTAATGTGGAACAG CAGTCCAGTCCAGGCGTGCTCTCCATACTGACCCCTCTTGTAATAAGCCACCTGACCGGAGTTGCCCTCTACACGTTGCCTGTCCGCTTCCAGGAGATGGCGGTGGAACACTTCCCGGTTTCTGAGACCGAGGCGGTCGTGTTGACGGCCATCGCCATATACACAGCTGGCCTGGCTCTGCCTCACAATACTCAAAG GCTTGTTTCAGGCGAGGGGACGGAGCAGGGCTGGAGAGTTCTGAAGCTGATAGCGTTGTTGTACTTGGCTGTGCTCTTGGGCTGCACAGCCCTCATCAACTTCTCACTGGGCTTTATCCTCGCCCTCACCCTCGTGCCAATGGCTGCCGCAGTCACGCCACACGTCCCCAA AGTCCCGACAGCCGTCTTCATGGTGCTCCTCAGCCCCGCCTGCACGCTGCTCTTCTCAGTCTTTGTTTTCAGCGAGCTTCAGGAGATGCCTCTGGGCTTTCAGGAGGGCTGGCTGCTCTTCCTGTCGGTTATATCGCAGGGCATCCTGGACCATGAGCTTTACGGCTCACTGGTGTTCCCGCTGGTGGCGTTGATGGTGTATCCCTGCTGGTTgctattctggaatatcctcttTTGGAAGTAG
- the gpaa1 gene encoding glycosylphosphatidylinositol anchor attachment 1 protein isoform X2, giving the protein MGLLSDPNRRQALVSLLTRLNGPICIVCYFAGVAWFMGLAFEPFTLRTGMSENAMGSTMVEEHFPAGERALVTGREFGTQKIKASGMPVNWLVKTMQDRGLEVYTQTFSRTLPFPDENKERFMVKGTNVYGILRSPRAPRTEALVLTAPCSPGKGNNQAVGLLLVLAQYFRSQVFWAKDIIFLVNEHDLIGMQAWLEGYHHTNTTGMEWSAIRGRAGSIQAAVSLELSSDVVTSLDIVLEGLNGQLPNLDLTNLFYAFCQKIGVLCTIQGKLQRNDWDTTSGYSHAVQTLMLMVLKQASGRSWGDHGLFLRYHVEAVTIRGINSFRQYKTDMTTVGRLLEGMYRKLNNLLERLHQSYFFYLLSSLTQFVSISYYMPAIGLVGLILLLRALDLWVQLSAPPATKDGIANVEQSSPGVLSILTPLVISHLTGVALYTLPVRFQEMAVEHFPVSETEAVVLTAIAIYTAGLALPHNTQRLVSGEGTEQGWRVLKLIALLYLAVLLGCTALINFSLGFILALTLVPMAAAVTPHVPKVPTAVFMVLLSPACTLLFSVFVFSELQEMPLGFQEGWLLFLSVISQGILDHELYGSLVFPLVALMVYPCWLLFWNILFWK; this is encoded by the exons TATTGTGTGCTATTTTGCGGGAGTGGCATGGTTCATGGGTTTGGCCTTCGAGCCATTCACCCTGCGGACAGGTATGTCCGAGAACGCCATGGGCTCCACCATGGTGGAGGAACACTTTCCGGCCGGGGAGAGGGCACTGGTCACCGGCAGGGAGTTTGGGACACAAAAGATAAAAGCATC TGGGATGCCTGTGAACTGGCTGGTGAAAACTATGCAGGATCGAGGCTTGGAAGTCTACACGCAGACCTTCTCTCGCACGCTTCCATTCCCGGATGAAAACAAAGAGAGATTT ATGGTGAAAGGTACAAATGTGTACGGCATCCTCCGCTCCCCTAGAGCGCCACGGACTGAAGCCTTAGTGTTGACTGCACCGTGCAGCCCAGGCAAGGGTAACAACCAGGCTGTAGGGCTGTTGCTGGTTTTGGCGCAGTACTTCAGAA GTCAGGTGTTCTGGGCCAAGGACATCATCTTCCTTGTCAATGAACACGATCTGATCGGCATGCAGGCCTGGCTGGAGGGATACCACCACACCAACACTACAG GCATGGAGTGGTCTGCTATCCGAGGCCGCGCTGGTTCCATTCAGGCAGCAGTGTCTCTGGAGCTCAGCAGTGATGTGGTCACCAGTCTGGATATTGTGCTGGAGGGGCTGAATGGGCAACTGCCTAACCTGGACCTCACCAACCTCTTCTATGCTTTCTGTCAGAAGATTGGTGTCCTATGCACCATACAGGGCAAG CTGCAGAGGAATGACTGGGACACAACATCGGGCTACAGCCATGCGGTGCAGACGCTGATGCTGATGGTGCTCAAGCAGGCCAGCGGGCGATCTTGGGGCGACCACGGTCTCTTCCTGCGCTACCACGTGGAGGCGGTCACCATCAGAGGCATCAACAGCTTCCGTCAGTACAAGACTGACATGACCACAGTCGGAAG GCTCTTGGAGGGAATGTACCGCAAGCTGAACAACCTCCTGGAGCGCCTTCACCAGTCCTACTTCTTCTACCTTTTGTCGTCGCTCACCCAATTTGTTTCCATCAGTTACTATATGCCAGCAATCGGCCTGGTCGGCCTCATCCTGCTGCTCCGC GCTTTGGATCTGTGGGTTCAACTCTCAGCGCCTCCAGCAACAAAAGATGGCATCGCTAATGTGGAACAG TCCAGTCCAGGCGTGCTCTCCATACTGACCCCTCTTGTAATAAGCCACCTGACCGGAGTTGCCCTCTACACGTTGCCTGTCCGCTTCCAGGAGATGGCGGTGGAACACTTCCCGGTTTCTGAGACCGAGGCGGTCGTGTTGACGGCCATCGCCATATACACAGCTGGCCTGGCTCTGCCTCACAATACTCAAAG GCTTGTTTCAGGCGAGGGGACGGAGCAGGGCTGGAGAGTTCTGAAGCTGATAGCGTTGTTGTACTTGGCTGTGCTCTTGGGCTGCACAGCCCTCATCAACTTCTCACTGGGCTTTATCCTCGCCCTCACCCTCGTGCCAATGGCTGCCGCAGTCACGCCACACGTCCCCAA AGTCCCGACAGCCGTCTTCATGGTGCTCCTCAGCCCCGCCTGCACGCTGCTCTTCTCAGTCTTTGTTTTCAGCGAGCTTCAGGAGATGCCTCTGGGCTTTCAGGAGGGCTGGCTGCTCTTCCTGTCGGTTATATCGCAGGGCATCCTGGACCATGAGCTTTACGGCTCACTGGTGTTCCCGCTGGTGGCGTTGATGGTGTATCCCTGCTGGTTgctattctggaatatcctcttTTGGAAGTAG